Proteins from one Poecile atricapillus isolate bPoeAtr1 chromosome 6, bPoeAtr1.hap1, whole genome shotgun sequence genomic window:
- the TFAM gene encoding transcription factor A, mitochondrial: MSVAAALLGRAAGLGLVTAAATGGRRLLRCGTGVGLRERGTGTLLGGAVVCRAGGAADQRLSRGISSDQRPKRPLTAYLRFVVDNRPAFREKNPEASNLELIKKIADAWKELPASQKQVYEEARKTDWKRYGEQLAAYKAQLTSAQAAALKEERRKQLAKRKSMRAKRELNLLGKPKRARSGFNIFLSENFQESEGSSPMAKLKKLFDTWQKLSTSQKQPYLQLAEDDKVRYENEMKSWEAKMIELGREDLVRSKKQRLKKKPAETAKQAETKKKSSSGGNKAKLKKSEE, encoded by the exons ATGTCGGTGGCGGCGGCCTTGTTGGGCCGGGCCGCGGGCCTGGGCCTGGTCACAGCCGCGGCCAcgggcgggcggcggctccTCCGGTGCGGGACCGGAGTGGGGCTGCGCGAGCGGGGGACGGGGACCCTCCTCGGCGGTGCCGTTGTGTGCAGAGCCGGTGGCGCGGCGGATCAGCGCCTGTCTCGGGGGATCAGCTCGGATCAGCGCCCAAAGCGGCCCCTCACCGCCTATCTTCGTTTTGTGGTGGACAACCGTCCGgcttttagggaaaaaaacccag AAGCGAGCAACCTggaactgattaaaaaaatagcaGATGCATGGAAGGAGTTGCCAGCATCACAGAAGCAG GTTTATGAGGAAGCAAGAAAGACAGACTGGAAAAGATATGGAGAGCAGTTGGCCGCTTATAAAGCCCAACTGACttcagcccaggctgcagctttgaaagaggagagaagaaaacaattgGCAAAGAGAAAATCAATGAGGGCAAAAAGA gaattgAATCTGCTTGGGAAACCTAAGAGAGCTCGTAGTGGCTTTAACATTTTCCTGTCAGAAAATTTTCAAGAAAGTGAGGGAAGTTCACCTATG GCAAAGCTGAAGAAACTATTTGATACATGGCAGAAACTGTCTACTTCCCAAAAGCAG cCATACTTGCAGCTTGCTGAAGATGATAAGGTTCGGTATGAGAATGAAATGAAATCATGGGAAGCAAAAATGATTGAACTGGGACGTGAAGACCTGGTGCGTTCCAAAAAGCAAAGGCTAAAAAAGAAACCTGCTGAAACTGCAAAGCaagctgaaacaaaaaaaaaatcttcctcaGGTGGAAACaaggcaaaattaaaaaaatctgaagaataa
- the UBE2D1 gene encoding ubiquitin-conjugating enzyme E2 D1 isoform X2, whose amino-acid sequence MALKRIQKELSDLQRDPPAHCSAGPVGDDLFHWQATIMGPPDSAYQGGVFFLTVHFPTDYPFKPPKIAFTTKIYHPNINSNGSICLDILRSQWSPALTVSKVLLSICSLLCDPNPDDPLVPDIAQIYKSDKEKYNRHAREWTQKYAM is encoded by the exons ATGGCGCTGAAGCGGATACAAAAA GAACTAAGTGATTTGCAGCGAGATCCACCAGCCCACTGTTCTGCTGGACCTGTTGGAGATGACT tgtttcattgGCAAGCAACTATTATGGGACCT cctGATAGTGCATATCAAGGGGGAGTATTTTTTCTCACAGTGCACTTTCCAACAGACTATCCTTTCAAACCACCAAAG ATTGCTTTTACAACAAAAATATATCATCCAAACATAAACAGTAATGGGAGTATTTGTCTTGATATCTTGAGATCACAATGGTCACCAGCTCTGACTGTTTCTAAAG ttttattgTCCATATGCTCCTTACTTTGTGATCCTAATCCAGATGATCCTTTAGTACCAGATATTGCACAGATCTACAAGTCAGACAAGGAAAA ATACAACAGACATGCAAGAGAATGGACTCAGAAATATGCAATGTAA
- the UBE2D1 gene encoding ubiquitin-conjugating enzyme E2 D1 isoform X3 produces the protein MALKRIQKELSDLQRDPPAHCSAGPVGDDLFHWQATIMGPPDSAYQGGVFFLTVHFPTDYPFKPPKIAFTTKIYHPNINSNGSICLDILRSQWSPALTVSKGILCHFKSCLKCGCCCSSSPIFKMLRHT, from the exons ATGGCGCTGAAGCGGATACAAAAA GAACTAAGTGATTTGCAGCGAGATCCACCAGCCCACTGTTCTGCTGGACCTGTTGGAGATGACT tgtttcattgGCAAGCAACTATTATGGGACCT cctGATAGTGCATATCAAGGGGGAGTATTTTTTCTCACAGTGCACTTTCCAACAGACTATCCTTTCAAACCACCAAAG ATTGCTTTTACAACAAAAATATATCATCCAAACATAAACAGTAATGGGAGTATTTGTCTTGATATCTTGAGATCACAATGGTCACCAGCTCTGACTGTTTCTAAAG GTATTTTGTGTCACTTCAAAAGCTGCTTAAAATGTGGGTGCTGTTGTTCCTCCTCACCCATCTTCAAAATGCTAAGGCACACTTAA
- the UBE2D1 gene encoding ubiquitin-conjugating enzyme E2 D1 isoform X1 codes for MALKRIQKELSDLQRDPPAHCSAGPVGDDLFHWQATIMGPPDSAYQGGVFFLTVHFPTDYPFKPPKIAFTTKIYHPNINSNGSICLDILRSQWSPALTVSKGSSGNSYILHVSEEANSTGILVMIQDPVQFIGSVTLQKKKKSVHSKEIF; via the exons ATGGCGCTGAAGCGGATACAAAAA GAACTAAGTGATTTGCAGCGAGATCCACCAGCCCACTGTTCTGCTGGACCTGTTGGAGATGACT tgtttcattgGCAAGCAACTATTATGGGACCT cctGATAGTGCATATCAAGGGGGAGTATTTTTTCTCACAGTGCACTTTCCAACAGACTATCCTTTCAAACCACCAAAG ATTGCTTTTACAACAAAAATATATCATCCAAACATAAACAGTAATGGGAGTATTTGTCTTGATATCTTGAGATCACAATGGTCACCAGCTCTGACTGTTTCTAAAG GTAGCAGTGGGAACTCCTATATCCTGCATGTTTCAGAAGAGGCAAATTCTACTGGAATTCTTGTTATGATCCAAGATCCTGTCCAGTTTATTGGGAGTGtcacattacaaaaaaaaaaaaaaagcgtaCACAGTAAAGAAATATTCTAA